The Archocentrus centrarchus isolate MPI-CPG fArcCen1 chromosome 13, fArcCen1, whole genome shotgun sequence genomic interval tatttgcaatttgtatacttgtatattgtcttatagtttttatacttatttgttttttttttctgtaagcacgaagtaccgcagcaatttcctaatgcggtgaacctgttcacccatatggcaataaaaaccttctgattctgattctgattctgattctgaaaaaaccaccagaaatagaagctcgatttgtcgctagtcgtttttaacaaagaaaatgccgctaagaggattaggaaagtctccggttcaactcagaacaaaatgaaaatttaaaaatgcgcccatggatgtttacaccaaaagatcgctgattcgctcatttcgctgtcaatcaaaaagggattcagcctcaggcggatcatccaatcatcatgcagaagctgagcaTCCGGGCCAGCCaaggccagcccactgccccatagacccccagagacgctgagcgtccgatgggcgggacaaagcccagcatttatccaatgactcgtcttGTTTCGCTGCACTCTTTGCTTTGCTATTGAACTCTGtggacgctcagcgtccacactgtttaaagcactATGAAGCTGtgggaatgagtgagaggaaagccgcgtcgttaccagcgataagaagctgattctgaacaaaagttgagcgcgttgtagcgcatatttagtcaatgacatgtacacacaacagtatatatttgatcacttattttctgacattttagtcagtcttagagcaatcgcctctggactggactctgttccagtctggagttgccctcagtgagaggcagcaagctggggtaggtattcttgtatcccctcggcttgctACCTGTACGTTGGAATTTTCACTGGTGGACaggagggttgtttccctgtgcctttgggccagggaacaggtcctggctgttgtttgtgcttatatgccaaatgacagttcacaCTACCCACCCGTTTTGGAGTCCCTGGGTGGctgctcgagggtgctccatttggtgactccatcatcctacTGGGAGAGTTCAacactcacgtgggcaatgacagtgagacctggaggggcgtaattgggaggaacggcctgtctgatctgaacctgaatggtgttttgttattggacttctgtgaaaatcacagtttgtcctaacgaacaccatgttcgaacataaggatgtaaATAAGTGCACGCAGCACCacgacaccctaggtcacacgtcaatgatcgattttgcaattgtatcatcagatctgagGCCTATATGTTCTAGACACTCGggtaaagagaggagctgagctgtcaactgatcaccacctggtggtgagttggatcagttAGCAGACCTGACGCACCTGAAcgttgataggttcagatcattttaataactcagaaaacaaaggaggagagatccgttccttgaactcagcttgtggctgagcggaagttatctgtccccAAAgactgcttcctgcgcagcgcttttattccgactttcacaataagatcacgtgggttacaccaaacgcagtttacagcatgtaataaacaacattcttggctttttccttaccatatatggtaataAGTATCCTGTGGAatgtgcatgtaacatggcgtatatgaGGCACGTGTCCTATgtttgttctctgcaggcttaAACAGCCTgaaggtaactacaacttcttttgtaaaaaatgtcaccacgtgtttccatttcaaacataaaaacaacagtatcatatgtgtGACCGATGTCTGTCTGGTCATATCTCTTTGCTGCTCAATGATCCACTCCGCATCAGTTGGTTGTGACAGCAGTTTATTATCTGCACAAAATATCACAGCAAATCAGTTGTTGTGGATAGAGATCGTGTGGACACTTAGCATGAGCTCTGTTTTGCCTCGTCTCAAGCAGTTCTATGCAGTGAGTCCGAGCTATACTAActtaatacaatacaataatattCCATCATTAATAATAACATTGACAAATTAATACGACAATAATATCACCAACTTAAATTAGTCTTGTGATCGTATAGTGGAGCAATAAAagttacaatataaaatgcaaaggcctataaaattattttaaaatggaaaccaaaaaaaaagaatagattTATCTGTCTATCACTTCTATGCCTTTTCCTTCTTATATCTAACACTATGCGCAACTCatgtaagaaaacaaaagaacaagattCTATCAGAATTATCACAGAACATTTGTATAACATTCCCAAATTGTACACACTAACATACCTGCACAAAATATCACAGCAAATCAGTTGTTGTGGATAGAGATCGTGTGGACACTTAGCATGAGCTCTGTTTTGCCTGGAAAACAGCACCACTGTTAGCTGCTAGCTCAGTTGATAGAATCACGGCAGATACAAAGACATCTAACAATATCTATCAGCAAAACatggtgaaaacaaaacaaggagcaTACTACACAACATAAAATAGTTAGCTTTTAGCTCTCAAGTACTCTGGGATGACTCAAATATTATGTTTTGTCCACACGTATTCGCAGCCATGTTACCTCGTCTCAAGCAGTTCTATGCAGTGAGGCCGATCCACAGTTCCCACGACTGCTATACAGTGCAGGTACGACTGGCGACAGCAGATGGCGTTGTTTCATTCCCAATTTAGTGGGATTTAACAAAAGCTTATTTTACCTATGttacatatgtacataaaacaacttatagaaaatatacaaacagaagatatgataattcataataaacagaatggaatttataccataattcCAACAAACGTATTGTTAGGGtatgctgggaacgcctggcagaggccccagtacGACAGATTTttaactcccacctctggcagaacttcaacatcattccgagggaggctgaggacattgagtccaaatggaccgtgttccgcacctccattgttgaggcttctgctcagagctgtggctgcaaggtggttggtgcctgtcatggtggtaatccccaaacgtGAAGTGAGCCATCAAGCTCAAGAAGGattcctatcaggcttggttggcttgtgggactccggaggcagctgatgggtactggcaggccaagcaaaaactcaggtgtgggaggagttcggtgaggccatggaaaaacaCTGTTGGGTGGCTTTggagtgattctggcaaactgtccaGTGACTCGGGAAGGGAAAGTGGTGCTCTTCTCACACAGTTCAGAGTGTaggtggagtgctgctgatTTCAACGGAGGCTATAGTCGGGAAGTTTTAGGAGAaatttgaggacctccttaatcctactgacacaccttctgtaatggaagcagagtctgaggATGGTGTCAGGTGTCAGGGActctggggtggatgagattcaccctgagttcctgaaggctctggatgttataGGCCTgtgtgcagccatttgggagggtttcaaagcagagctgctgctcctccacattgaaaggagccagttgaggtggtttgggcatctgactaggatgcctcctgggtgcctcttgggtgagttgttctgggcatgtcccactggggaccccaaggtgttcccaggccagctgagagttCTCAGGAAGCCTGGTAACCAGCATATAATGGGTCTgtcccagggcctcctcccagacgcccaaatcacctcaactggctcctttcgatgtggaggagcagcggctctactttgagcccctccagaatagctgcactcctcaccctatctctaagggagaggccagacacatttctgccacttgtattcgtgatctctTTCTTCTGGTCACTACCCAATGCTCATGACCATTGTTGAGGATACGGATGCAGATTGACCAGCTTCAATTTCACGCACAGCTCCttctttaccacgacagactggtgcagcatctgcatcactgacaCAGCCTCAATcctctgtcaatctcccgctcacTTCTCCTTATGCTTGTGAGCAGGAcccagagatacttaaactcctccacctgggacagcaactcatccctgagttGGAGTGGGCATTCCACCcttttttctggctgaggaccatggcctcagacttagaggtgctaattctcatgccagccgcttcacactcggatgcgaaccgttccactgtgagctggaggccactgccggttgaagccaacaggactgcatcatttgcagagagcagagatgagattctgaggccaccaaggtgaaAGCCTTcggccacttggctatgcctagaaattctgtccataaaaattatgaacagaattggtgacaaagggcagcactgatgaagtccaacacccagaGGAGATGAGTCCAGCAATActgaccaagctctcactgtatTAGTACTGTACAGGGACCGAAAAGCCCATACTCCCACAACACTTTCCCACCCCAACTAGATTCTTTAACTATATATCATTTAGTATTGCTCCAAGGTGTCTTAGTCCTCTCATCTATGGCCTCCGGGCCATAGATGAGAGCCTCACTCTCATCTCAAGAAAAGGGGagagaagggaaaaaacaattttttttgtttgttttttatttttgtttttttcttttcttttcttcttactgaaatgttaaatgaatacctttattagaaTGAATGAACATGTTtcttttcaataaaaatatttataacaaaaaaaaattatgaacagaatcggtgacaaagggcagcactGATAAAGTCCACCCACAAAAAAGGAGTCCAACTTATCGGCAGCAACAttgaccaagctcttgctgcagttgtacagggactgaaagGCCCATACTCCAACAGCACCCGACACACATTtgaatatcctcaagaggaggaagagctggtccagcaatccacgaccaggacaaaaaccacattggtcctcttgaatctgaggttctaacagacggaccctcctttccagcaccctggtatAGACTTTACTAGAAGGCTGAGGTGTGTGATCCCCTGACAGGttttaaagatggggaccaccacctcggtctgccaatccagtagCACCAAGACAACCAAGACGGCCCtaaaacatccagagccttcaggaactcaggatgaatctcgtccaccccaggggccctgccaccaaggagttgtttaaccacctcagtgacctcacgcTTAGTGATGGACGAGTCACCCCTCCATCCACAGAcactgcttccactacagaaggcatgtcaatGCGATTAAGGAGCAAAAGAGCAAAAGTGCTCCAACGTTTTAGGAGCAAATATCAGCTGTTAGAGATTATTTCagtgaattatatctgtgttttaCTTCCACTCAGTGGCGAAAGCCAGCAGTGGTTTGAAAACGATGTGCCAGGAGTCAGACGTTCTCTCCAGGTATAGCGAGCCTCGACTTCCCGGCCAGCTGGCAAGGTGAGCTGGTTGGTAGAGCAGTAGGAACGGACATATCAGAAAACTCCAGAGCACTTTTgcaattaaataatattttgatgAATTGAGCAGATATTTGAAGTTTATACATCTAcattctcacctgaaaacatcttaaaagtttattttgtgtcacagaaacattcATATTTTAAACTTATTGGCTGCTCTCCTCAGCCATTGCCATGTTTCAGTTACTGCACAATGAATCATGGCATATGGTAGGCCACAAAGGATACACTGGACCCATCCTTGAAATCTGGGGAAAAGAAGGGCGCATTTAGAGGAGTTCAAATATGGACAGCCTTCGTCACCTCACTGTGACATAATTGACCTACAAATGCGGCCTTTGAAGGACGCAGACCCTGAATGTGGACACAGCTAACATGACGGtcagtttaatgttttaaagacCCACTAGACAGGCATTTCAAATTAGCTCagaatataaatgtattttatgttttatgttactTGTCATTATACAGGTAAACAATTAAAAGTATATATTCCAAACTAAatcaaaaaatgcagaaaaatagaaGCTATTTACTAATTTACACTTATTTCCAATTAATACGTTAAAAcaggcaaagaaaagaaaatatttttcctgtTCACTTGTCTGAATATTACAAATAGGCCAAGTACCTGTCACAGTCACATCAGGGTAGGACTGCATAAAACATAAACCTAAAATAATGGGATGTAGTCTTTCTTGTTGCTTTATCTAGTGAATTGATTAACTTCTCAGCAAGAAACAACTTTTTCAGATCTGTCAGATCTGTAATGTAGAGTCTCTCGAGTACGCCTCTATCAACTATTTAAAGGCATCGAGGGGAATGAATGTTAAGGGAAGTTAACAACGCAGCAGAGCTAAAATTCATGTGCTATTGTTATTCTTGGATGCTGTTGCCTTTAAATTAATGATGCACAGTCATCTCTCAGAAAACTTCATGGAACTCAGCAGAAGACATTTGACTCTGGAAAACAGTGGCACGTTTCTCCTCTGGACATAatttatagttttgttttttagaaaaaaaatcatatttaatcGTGACACTTTGATTGACTCTTAGAAGTGTTTCAAACACGTGTGTGTTCTCTATGGCAGGTAACAACTCAGTGAATGATGGTCTTTTGCTGCAACCATTGACTCCCCGGAACATTGTTGTGCAGATCCTGGTCATAATTTTTCTTTGCATCAACATGTTGCTCATTgtcaccatttttaaaaaggaatgcTTTCACACATCTGCACGCTATATCTTATTTTCTGTAACATTATTGTCAGACAGCTTATTGTTATTGATGTCTGATATCCTGCTAATCTTGACCGTTTTTAAACTTACATTGCAAGTTTGGTTGTGTACAATTATCACTCTTGTTGTGAGTCTGTATTCTACTATCACACCAGTTACTCTGACAGCAATGACTCTGGAGCGCTATGTGGCCATTTGTATGCCTCTGCATCACGGACAGCTGTGCTCCACACGCAGCACTGTGTACTGTATCCTGATCATTCACGGCCTCAGCTCTGGGCCCTGCATTGTTATTCTCTCCATGTTCTTTGCTTCTGCCTCTCTTAGTTTCTACAAACAATATATGATGTGCAGTGTAGAGTCTTTTATCCTTTACAGGTGGCACGATCATGTTCGCTCAGCTGTgaatcaattttatttcttgatTATGGGCATCACTATTGTTTTCTCATatgtaaaaataatgaaagTGGCCAAAGCTGCATCTGGAGAAAATAAGAAGTCGACACATAAAGGACTCAGAACAGTGGTTCTTCAtgcttttcagctgctcctctgtCTCATTCAGCTGTGGACCCCATTCATAGAAACTGCTGTCCTTCAGattgattttaatttattcatggATGTCAGATTCTTTAACTATATATCATTTTGTATTGCTCCAAGGTGTCTGAGTCCTCTCATCTATGGCCTCAGGGATGAAAAAATTTTTCTTGAACTGAAAAATCTTATGCCTACTTCATCCTGTTCAAAATAAGCATAACTTGACGATTTACTTCAGAAATATTAATGCTTTCTATTTCATCAACCCATACAGGGAATAACTGGTGGTATATGCaagaataacact includes:
- the LOC115790400 gene encoding LOW QUALITY PROTEIN: odorant receptor 131-2-like (The sequence of the model RefSeq protein was modified relative to this genomic sequence to represent the inferred CDS: deleted 2 bases in 1 codon); translation: MAGNNSVNDGLLLQPLTPRNIVVQILVIIFLCINMLLIVTIFKKECFHTSARYILFSVTLLSDSLLLLMSDILLILTVFKLTLQVWLCTIITLVVSLYSTITPVTLTAMTLERYVAICMPLHHGQLCSTRSTVYCILIIHGLSSGPCIVILSMFFASASLSFYKQYMMCSVESFILYRWHDHVRSAVNQFYFLIMGITIVFSYVKIMKVAKAASGENKKSTHKGLRTVVLHAFQLLLCLIQLWTPFIETAVLQIDFNLFMDVRFFNYISFCIAPRCLSPLIYGLRDEKIFLELKNYAYFILFKISIT